From bacterium, one genomic window encodes:
- a CDS encoding zf-HC2 domain-containing protein, which produces MFCVTARKLISQEMDGMLPARRTRALEEHVGRCSACRSYRGELETGRRLLRTTAAEPSETFSWTLQLKLNRAMQGSVASSAVPWVDSAHGSSGWLRSFALSSLAGVALATVVAVWVLPLEQGPLPAAGDHRFAEAATEVSPSPVTLSAGNADRLPLLPRYRPLLSGARDQGRTVNGWSLTQPNLLDRSGWVPTSWRGSDREGLDAVAALREENGRLQFMLRQLQAENVALKSLLEGTDINYLEAESGEETH; this is translated from the coding sequence ATGTTTTGTGTCACGGCGAGAAAACTGATCAGTCAGGAGATGGACGGCATGTTGCCGGCCCGCAGGACTCGCGCGCTCGAGGAGCACGTGGGACGGTGCTCGGCCTGCCGATCCTATCGCGGGGAGCTCGAGACCGGCAGACGTCTGCTGCGGACCACGGCTGCCGAGCCGTCCGAGACCTTCTCGTGGACGCTCCAGCTCAAGCTCAACAGGGCCATGCAAGGCTCGGTCGCATCCAGCGCCGTGCCCTGGGTCGATTCCGCGCACGGATCATCCGGTTGGTTGCGTTCGTTCGCCCTGTCCTCGCTCGCCGGCGTAGCCTTGGCGACGGTTGTCGCCGTATGGGTACTCCCGCTCGAGCAAGGTCCGTTGCCCGCCGCCGGTGATCACCGCTTCGCGGAAGCAGCGACTGAGGTTTCCCCCTCGCCCGTGACCCTGAGTGCAGGCAATGCCGACCGGCTCCCCCTGCTGCCCCGCTACCGCCCCCTCCTGTCCGGCGCGCGCGACCAGGGCAGGACCGTCAACGGCTGGAGCCTGACGCAACCCAACCTCCTGGACCGTTCGGGCTGGGTGCCCACCTCCTGGCGCGGATCGGATCGCGAGGGTCTCGATGCGGTCGCCGCCCTCCGCGAGGAAAACGGGCGCCTGCAATTCATGCTGCGACAGCTGCAGGCCGAGAACGTCGCTCTTAAATCGTTGCTCGAAGGCACCGATATCAACTATCTTGAAGCTGAAAGTGGCGAGGAGACCCATTGA
- a CDS encoding sigma-70 family RNA polymerase sigma factor, giving the protein MFMTDKHQDPSRHGAVAYAELRDEDLIALVQQGQKRAFDELVRRFKGRLYSFILRMVADPVEAEELAQDTLIRAYIHADKYREIARFSTWLFTIATNLVRNRVRKRKRTPYMLNLDPAPLNDDDIPLDPPDPSADPTLRLEGRELGDLIAEATRAIPEKYRIPFLLREVEQLTYEEIQQVTGLKLGTVRSRINRARNRFRQNIKPLLKNEALLADLERLEAQMNGEES; this is encoded by the coding sequence ATGTTCATGACTGACAAGCACCAGGATCCGAGCCGGCACGGCGCCGTAGCGTATGCCGAGCTGCGCGACGAGGATCTGATCGCGCTGGTCCAGCAGGGGCAGAAAAGGGCTTTCGACGAACTGGTCAGGCGATTCAAGGGTCGTCTCTACAGTTTCATCCTCCGCATGGTTGCCGATCCTGTCGAGGCCGAAGAGCTCGCGCAGGATACGCTCATTCGCGCCTATATCCATGCGGACAAGTACCGTGAGATCGCCAGGTTCTCAACGTGGCTCTTCACCATCGCCACCAACCTGGTGCGCAACCGGGTGCGCAAGCGCAAGCGGACACCGTATATGCTCAACCTGGATCCTGCCCCGCTGAACGACGACGACATCCCGCTCGATCCACCCGACCCGTCGGCCGATCCCACGCTGCGCCTGGAGGGGCGCGAGCTGGGCGACCTGATCGCCGAGGCGACCCGCGCCATCCCCGAGAAGTACAGGATTCCTTTCCTGCTCCGTGAAGTCGAACAGTTGACCTACGAGGAGATACAACAGGTTACCGGTTTGAAACTGGGCACGGTCCGTTCCCGGATCAACCGGGCGCGCAACCGTTTCCGTCAGAACATCAAGCCGCTCCTGAAGAACGAGGCCCTTCTGGCCGACCTCGAGCGTCTCGAGGCACAGATGAATGGCGAAGAGAGCTGA